The DNA window ATATCATTTCGGTCGATGATCACGTGATGGAACCCAAGACTCTATGGCAGGACCAGTTGCCGCCGAGTATGCGGGCGGCAGGGCCTCGCGTATCAAGGGAAAAAGTCAAACTTGATTTTGTTGGCGGCCATTACGGGTTGGAGCGTAATGCCGACGACGGAGATTGGTGCGATGTCTGGCTCTTCGAGGATCTGGCGACGCCGACCGGCCTGCTGCACGCACCGGCGGGGATCCCGCGCAGCGAGCAGCGCAACGTGCCGGCGATTTACGAAGATCTTCGTCTCGGGACATACGACCGGGATGCTCGCCTGGAAGATATGACCCTGAACCATGTGGACGTGGCGATCAACTTCCCGAATATATTCCCGCGCTTCGCAGGCCAGGGTTTTGCCGAACGCGCCGACAAGGAACTCGGCCTTCTATGTTTGCAGATCTACAATGATTGGATGATTGACGACTGGTGTGGTGGGGCGGCCAAGGGACGTCTGATTCCCCTGACGCTGGTGCCCCTCTGGGATCCGCAGCTGGCGGCAGCGGAAGTGCGACGCTGTGCGGCCAAGGGCAGCCACGCGATTGCCTTCAGCGAAAACCCGTCCAAGCTCGGATTCCCGAGTCTCTATACAGGGGAGTGGGATGTCCTCTGGGAGGCTTGCCAGGAGACCGAGACGACAGTCTCGATGCATATCGGATCGTCGTCCTCGATGCCCAGCACCTCGCCGGACGCGCCTCTCGCGACGAGTATGTGCCTCTACGCACAGAATGCTCAGGCCTCGTTGGCTGACTGGATCTTCTCGCAGACCTTGACGCGTTTCCCGAAGATCAAGATTTCCTATGCGGAAAGTCAGGCGGGATGGGTCCCCTTCCAGCTCGAGCGGATGGATGCGGTTTGGCGCGACGGCGTGGGTGGTGTGGAATTCCCGGTCGCCCCGAGCGAGCAAGTCAAAGGACGTGTCTGGTCGTGTATCTTTGATGATCTGACGGGACTCAAGAATCGGGATGAGATCGGCATCGATATGATCGTATTCGAGACAGACTATCCACATTCGGATGGGACGTTCCCCGACTCACGGAGGATTGCGCGAGATCTGTTCGCGCAGGCCGGCATGAATGCCGAGGAGTGCCAGAAGGTCCTGCGCAGCAATGCAATCGAATGCTACGGGCTGGACCGTTTCGGCGTAAAACCCTGAGCGTTTGCGCGACCGGGGCGCTCTCGTTTGGCACGATCCAATCGAGAGCCGCCCCTCTTTGCGCGTTTGGGATTGCGGTTTGGTTGGAGGCTGGGTAAGACGCGCCCTCCGATGGGTTTTCTCTCTGCAAGTTCTACAATCGTTCGGCTGCACGCCGCTCCTCCCGCAAAGGTCGACCGTGAGACGGTTCTTGCCGGAGTCTCGCGCCGCGCATTCCGTGAAGAATCCGATACAGGTCTCCCACACGAGGAGGTCTTTGGCTGGGTCGATATCCATGACCCCATGGAGACCCGATTCGACACAACGGACCTGTTTTTTCAGCAATATCTCCTGCTCGGGTTCCGTTATGACCGGCGCACGATCCCGACCAAGCTCGCGTGGATGGAGCGCCGGCAGGCGGAGCGAGAGCGCCGGGAAAAAGACGGTCTCGATCGACTCTCATTGTCGATCCGGAGAGAAATTCGAGACGAGGTGGATGCGCGCTTGCTCCAGAAAGCTCTCCCGACGCCTCGGCTCTTTGAATGCGCATGGAATCTCGATACCGGAGTGATTTATTTCACCACCCGCACAGGACCGGTCATGGAAGCTTTTTCGACGACTTTCCGGGAAACCTTCGGTCTCACGCCGACTCCGATGATTCCCTACCTCACCGCGGAGCATATCGGGCTCGATGCGTCCGTTCTGGCAAGTTTCCGCGCGAGTGCCGAGACGGAATTGACCGGAAACCAGGCTGGGGCCGACGCAGGAGAAGATTCATGAAAGAGGAATTTCTTGCGGTCGTGGAGACCAAGCGCCATCTCGGGCGGGAGTTCCTCACCTGGCTGGTCCACCGGATCGAGGAGGAGGGAACCAAGCTTGATGTCGACGGGGAAGTTATCGAAATCACGCTGGGCGATCGCGTTCTTCTGGCGGGTGGCGGCGAGAGTCCTGCTCGACTCACCATCTTCGACGAGGGAGACCTCCGGTTGGAACTTGGGGCAGGTTTGCAGCGAGGCAAGCTGATCGACCGCGCGCAATTGGCGGTTGCCCGCGGGGAGCGTCGCTTCGAGCTGACTTTCGATGGGGGCCTCTTTACGTTTGATGCGCTGCGCCCCCCGAAGCTTGGTCCCCGCGATGACTCGTTAAAAGACGACCCCCGTGCGGCTCAGGAAAACGATCTTTTTTTGCGGCTCGCCGATATCGATGAGGTTGCCGGTGTTTTTGACCGCCTCTTTGCGGAGTTCGCCCGGCTGCGGGTGTCGCCCGCGTGGGGTGAGGCTGCGTTGCCGGAACTGCGCCGGTGGGTGGCTGAACTGGGCGTGTGATGCCATGAAGCATTCGCGGCTTTCGGGTGGCGTTATGGCGCTGTGCTCGGCCTTGGCAAGCCTGCTCGTGCTCGGTTGCGCCGGTGCTCCGCCGCGAGAGCCGAAAGACGTATGCGCCATTTTTCGGGAACGCCCGGATTGGTACGAAGCTGCGCGAGACTCCTATCGGAAGTGGGGTGTTTCGGTGCCCCTCCAGATGGCGGTGATCCAGAGGGAGTCGTCGTTTCGCTCGGATGCACGTCCGCCCCGTAAATGGTTTTTGGGGTTCATTCCGGGCCCTCGTGCCTCGACCGCCTACGGATACGGGCAGGTTCTCGATGGCACCTGGGATCGCTACCAGAGGGCGACGGGCAATGGTGGTGGCGATCGCAATGACTTCGAGGACGTGACCGATTTTATCGGTTGGTATGGCAGCGTCGGGCAGGCAGGTCATGGGATTTCCGCGCGCAGCCCGGAAGCTTTTTATGCCTCCTACCATGTCGGCCACGCCGGCTATAAGCGAGGCCTGCACCGGAATAATGCGACCGCCCAGCGAGCGATTCGCGATGTTCGTCGTCTCTCCGGAATCTATGCCGACCAATACAAGCGTTGCCGCGTCGAACTCGACGAACTGATCGACAGCCCCTGGTGGTGGCCCTTCTAGGTTCTCACGCCAACTCGACCGGCATATGCTCGATGCCGGTGATGAAATTGGAATTCCTCCAGGGGAGTTCGGCATCCGGGACCAGATTCAGCTGAGGTGCGCGGCGCAGGACTTCTTCGAACATGACGCGGATCTCCAATCGGGCGAGGCTGGCCCCGAGACAGAAGTGAGCGCCATAACCGCCGAAGGCGAGATGGTCGTTCGGCTTCCGCGTGACATCAAAGTCGAACGGATTGTCGAAAACTTCTTCGTCGCGGTTCGCGGATGGGTAGAGCAGCATGACCTTCTCGCCCTTGCGAATGGTCTCGCCGCGCAGCACCGTATCCTCGGTCGCGGTTCGTGCCATATTCTTGATTGGCGTAACCCAGCGCAGCATTTCTTCGACCGCGGTCGGGATCTTTGAAGGATCGTCGGCCAGCAGCGCGCGCTGTTCCGGGTGCAAGAGCAGCTGGTGCATCCCGCCGGTAATGACGTGCCGCGTGGTCTCGTCCCCGCCCACCAGAATGAGCAGGGTTTCGTGCAGCAGGGCCTCAGCGTCAAGACCTTCGCCGTTGAGACGACCATGCACGAGAATGCTGATCAGATCATCCTGCTCGGGTTTGCTGCGTCGATCCGCAACGGTTTTCTCGTTGAAGGACTGAAACTCGGCGAATGAGATCGCGGCTCGCTCCAGTACTTCCGGCGGTGCGGTGAACGAAGTCCCTGTCACCATATCGTCCGACCAGCGCAGGAGCATGTCACGGTCTTCGGGTTCGACGCCGAGCATATCGCCGATCATGATCATGGGGAGTGGGGCGGCGACATCCATTACGAAATCACAGCTTCCCTCGTTGCGGACCTTGACGAGCGCACGATCGACGAGGTCCGCACAGATTTCCCGAACCTTGTCTTCATGGTTGGCAATGCGCCGAGGCGTAAAGCCCTTGTTCACGAGCGCACGCCGCTGGCGATGTTCCGGGTCGTCCATATTGATCATCGATGGCAGTGGCGGGGAGTCGGGCCGCATCCCATCGCTGTTGCCAAAGATTTTGGGACTCTTGGAGATGTTCTGGACATCCTCATGTTTGCTGATGCCCCAGAGCTGACTGGCCTCATCCCAGAAGACCGGCGCTTCTTTGCGCATCCACGTCAGGTGAGGGTGGGGGTCGTTGGCCCAGAAGAGGCCGTCGAGCATATGGATGGATTCGTTTTTTGGGTGGTTTGGCACGGCGCGGGTCCTTCTTCCTGTGATTGTCAGCTGTTGCTGGTGGGTTTATACCAGACCGGGGAAGTATACGCGCGCTCCTGCAGCCACCATGGGTAGCGTTGCTCCGGCGCGTCGACGCCGAGAGCGATAAAGTCGAACATCGAGTGTCGTGGCGTCGGGATTTCGAGGACGCGCACGTAATAGAAGGCTTTCTGGGTGGGGTCGAAATCCGGATCGGTCCAGGTGGCTTCAAGTTCGGGCGCACCGATCTCGTTGCTGTATGTGCCGCGTTTCGGGTCGACGGTATTTCCCACCGGAGGGAGTTCGCCCGCCGCATCAAGTTCTCGATCCCCTGACCAGGCGATGTCGTAAATACGTTCATGAGCTTCGCCACCCGCGGTCCAACCCTTGATGATCTGCACGCGATCGAGGTTGGCACTTTTGGGGTCCTTGAGCACGTGGACGGCAAAGCGCGGTTGGGCCCCGGTTGGGGCATCATGGAGTTCGCCGCCCATGGGGACCGAGAGGCTGTCGGGGATGGCTTCTGCGTGGACCTCCGCGTTCTCGTTTACCGCGCCCGCGGTCGTTGACCAGTCGGCCTGCAGGCGGACGACCATTCGCGGCCCGGTGGTCGCATAGACCTCCCGCCGGCGGAACGCTTCCAGAATCGCGGTGCGACTATTATCCTCGGCCCAAACGGCAGCGAGTCCGGCTGCGGACATGACCCAGCCATTTGGTCCGGGCGTGCCGTCCGGGCCTCCTCGGGTGCTCCATCCCGAGTCCTTTGTCTCTGGTGTGGAGTCACGGGCCATTTTGCCCCAGAAATTCGGTTCCTCGGCAGAGGAGACGCCGGAATGGGAGTCCGTCGAGCCGATGACGCCGAATTGATAGGGATTGAAGCCGATCTTTTCCTCGATCATCAGGCCTCGCTTCAAGGCGCTCCGAATATAGTCGCCCTTATGGGCTTTGTAGGGCGGCGGGTTCTGCTGGATATAATGAGGATAGGTCTCGAAGTCGGCGAATGGATCCTCTGGCGACAGGTTGGAATGGGTTTCCGAGTCGCCCTTGATTTGGGTGATCTCGACAACGGGTTCGTGGCGCAGGCGTTTCTCGGCCAGTTCCCGGGTATAGGCGCCGGACTTCAGCATGGTGTCGCCGAACATATAGCCCTTGGAAATATTGGAATTGTGAGGGATCGCGACAAACTCCGCGCCGGTCGCCGCGTTGGTTTCGTCAAGAAAGGTCCAGAGGTCTTCGGCATACATGCTTTGGCCGGAGCTGAAGGGAAGAAACTTCGCCGCCACTGACGCATCCACGTCGGTAAACACAACGCGATGCAGGTTGGCCCCCGCGGGAATCGAGCTCCACTCCCACCCGATCAAAGTCGTGAAGGTGCCGGGGTCATTGTGCCGATCAGCGGTGGCGATCGCGTCGAGCCAGGTGTTGCGGACAATCAAGGCGCCGTTGGGAACAGGCGGAATTTGCTGCTCCTTGGCGGCCTCTTCCACATTTTGGGTATCCGGGAGGAAGGAGGCGAAGGTCTCCATGCCGGTATCGTCTTCAATCACCCCGCGGATCCACCACTCGCCGATATAGGCAGTGATCTTGTCGACGACGCCGAGGCCTTCGGTGGGCGTTCCCTTCTCCACGATGGTTCGAATCACACCGAGGAGTTCGGCATGGTCAGCGATGACCAGAAAGTCCAGCGGCGTCTGAATCTGGACGCGTGCCCGGTGGTAGGGATGAATGACGGGAAGTCCTTTGGCGAAGTTATAGGCCGTCTCGGGATCGGCGGTATTATTGCGGTTCAGATAGGCGTCAAACGAGTTGGCGGTATGAAGGTGGGTGTCACCCCATAGAAGTTTCTTTTCCTCGGCCCTGGCGCTCGGAGAAAGCATGAAAATTGCTGCGAGCAGCAGCATTCCGCAATAGAAATTTTTACGACTCATCCTTCGTGTTTCATCGAACTCTGGCCGGAAAGTAAATCCCCAGCCTCGATCTTGATGAAATTGGCCTTGAACAGGGCTGGAATCGACGCCCCGCAGCGCTCCGGGGTGAAGTCACGGCCCTCCGTCCGTTAGAGTAAGGAAATGACAAGGCGATATACGGTTGTGGGCACGGGCGCCCTCGGGGGCTATTACGGAGCGCGCCTTCATCACGCCGGCCTGGCAGTGCGCTTTCTGCTGAATTCCGACTACGAATACGTGCGCGAGCGAGGTTTGCGGGTCGAGTCGCCAGAGGGCGATTTTTCCATTCCTCGGCCGGAGGCTTTTGGGTCGGCATTGGAACTGCCCCAGACCGATGTGGTGCTGCTCTGTCTCAAGACGACGGGTAACGATCAGTTGGTCGATCTCCTGCCTCCGGCGGTGGGCTCGGGGGCGGCTGTCGTGGTCATGCAGAACGGTCTCGGCGTGGAGGCCGAGGTCGCGGCGCTGGTGCCGGGCAATCCGGTCCTCGGGGGCTTGTCGTTTCTGTGTTCCAATAAAATAGGCCCCGGACATATCCGCCACATCGATTATGGCCAAGTTCGGTTCGGCGCATTTTCTACCACGGGTGCTTCGGCCGGAGTGACGGCTGAAATGAAGGCGATCGGCGCTGACTTCGAGGCGGCAGGAATTCCTGTTGTCCTGGAGGAAGATCTGAATACCGCCCGATGGAAGAAGCTCGTCTGGAATATTCCTTATAACGGGCTCTGTACCGCGTTCGATTTGCCTACCGACGGCATCATGGGGCGTCCTGACCTCGCCGACGAAGTTGCCGTTTTGATGGCCGAAGTTCTTCGGGCGGCGGAGGCCTGCGGGGCCGAGATCGCGCCTGAATTCGCGGCGAGCATGCGCGCGGATACCATCCGGATGGGAGCCTACTTGCCCAGCATGCTGATCGACCGTCGTGAGAGCCGGCCTCTCGAACTCGAGGCGATCTACCGACGGCCCCTGGCTGCGGCTCGGCAAGCAGGCGTAGCATGCCCCCGGATCGAAGCGCTGGCGACTCGCCTGCAAGACCTGGTTTAGGAGGCGTTGCTGGCCCCGGAGGTTACCGGAGATTGACGGTGAGGTGCGGGTGCGCTTCGCGTAGAGGTTGAAGCAGGGGCTACCCGTTGGTAGATCCAACCATTGCGGCTCTTTTTGGGGCCGTTTTCCGGGGCAGTAGCTCAGTTGGGAGAGCACCACGTTCGCAACGTGGGGGTCGTGGGTTCAAATCCCATCTGCTCCATTCGGGAAAGCGGAAGGCGCCTTTGGCGTCTTCCGCTTTTTTGGGCCTTTTTCGCTTGAGGGTCGGCGCCCGGAACGGTTGTATATGGCCATGCAAATGAATCTGGCGGATCTGTTCGAAAACGCGGTCGACCACTTTGGGGACAGGGAATATCTTCTCTGCGAGGGCAAGTCCCGCACCTACGCCGAGATGGAAGCTCGGGCCAATCGATTGGCGCATGTGTTGCAGAAAGCCGGCATCAAGCCCGGCGACCATGTCGGCATCTATGGCTACAACTCGGTGGAATGGATCGAATCCTTGTGGGCGATCTTCAAGATCCGGGCGGTCTGGATCAATATCAACTACCGCTACGTCGAGGACGAACTGCGCTATATTGTGGGCAACGCCGACCTCAAGGGTCTTATCTATGCCCGAGAGTTCGCGCCCTTGGTCGCCAGCGTACAGGATTCCATGCCGGATGTCGGCCCTCTGATTTGTATCGAAGACGGGTCCGCCGCAGACCCCTCGGGTCTGGAAGCGCAGGATTTTGAGGCCGCGATGGAGAGCAGCCACCCTGAGAGGGACTTCGAAACGCGCTCGCCCGATGATCGCTACATTCTCTACACCGGCGGCACGACCGGCATGCCGAAGGGCGTCGTCTGGCGTCACGAAGATGTAATCTTCGCGCTCGGCGGCGGGATCGACCCCAACACAGGGGAACGTATCGAGAAGCCCGAAGATATGGTGGCGAAAGCCGGCGATACCCCGATGGTCTTTCTGCCGATCGCGCCCTTGATGCACGGGGCGACCCAATGGGCCTGCATGAGCCAGAGTTTTGTCGGCAATAAAGTAATCCTGATCCCGAAATTTTCACCGGATCTGGTCTGGGATCTCGTCGAGTCCGAGGGGATCAATTCCATGATGATTACCGGAGACGCGATGGGGCGCCCGATGGTCGAGGCGTTGGCGGCCGATCACAACCGGGATCTTTCGAGCTTCTTTTTGTTGACCAGCAGCGCGGCCACGTTCTCCCCGTCGGTGAAAGACGAGTTCTTCGAGCATTTTCCAAATCTGATGATGATCGATGCCATCGGCTCCTCCGAGAGCGGCAACAACGGGATGATCTTTGTCGAAAAGGGAAAGACCGCGATGCAGGGCGGGCCCCGGGTGCGAAAGCTCGGTGCCACAGAGGTGCTCAACGAAGAGGGCCACCCCGTAAAGCCGGGGTCGGGCGAAATCGGCAAATTGGCACGCGGCGGCGATATCCCGGTCGGTTACTACAACGATCCTGTGAAAACGGCCGAGACTTTCAAGATTTTCCACGGCAAGCGCTACGCGATGCCAGGCGATTTTGCGCAGGTGGAGGCCGACGAGAGCATCACACTTCTGGGACGAGGATCGGTTTCGATCAACTCGGGTGGCGAGAAAATCTTTCCCGAGGAGGTCGAATCCGCGGTCAAAAGTCATCCCGAAGTCTTTGATTGCACCATCGTAGGGGTGCCCGATGAGCGTTGGGGCGAGCGAGTTTGCGCAGTCGTGCAGCCTCGCGAGGGTTGCCAACCGGAATTGACGTCCGTCCAGGAGGCCTGTCGGACCAAGATCGCGGGCTACAAGGTCCCGCGCGAGATTCATTTTGTGGCACAAATCGTGCGCTCGCCCAGCGGCAAGCCCGACTACCGTTGGGCTAAGGCGACAGCGTTGGAGATGGGTGGGGCGACCGGAGCCTCGACCACCTGATGTGTGGCCGCTATCTGCTTACTTCGCCGGGCGATATTCTGGCGCAGGCTTTTGGGGTCATGATCCCAGAAGTATCGTGGACAGCCCGTTATAATATCGCACCGGGAACTCAGGTTCCCGCTGTTTGGCAGAGTCCGTCTTCGGGGCGCTCGGTCGATTCCATGCTGTGGGGCCTGCTTCCCCGATGGCGTCCGACCGAAGACAGCTCTGCGCGCCTGATCAATGCGCGTTCGGAAACGGTAGCGGAAAAGCCCTCCTTCCGGGCTGCGTTTCGGGAGCATCGGTGTCTGTTTCCAGCCGACGGGTTTTATGAGTGGCAGAAGGCCGCTGGCGCAAAGGTTCCGCAGTTGATGCGGCGCCCGGACCGACAGCCATTTGCCATGGCCGGCATCTTCGAGTCGAGGGTGTCGCCTGCAGGCGAGGTGATGATGTCGGGTGCGATACTCACGACTCGGGCCAATGATGCGCTGCAGGAGATCCACGCCCGAATGCCTGTCGTATTGGAGCCGGAAATCTGGGAAGAATGGCTCGATCCGGAGAGTTCCGTCGAGACGCTTGCCCAGCGATGCGGACCCGTCAGCGATGACTACTTCGAGATCACGGCGGTGAGTGATCGGGTCAACCAGACGCGCAATGACGATGTCTTTTGTCTGGAACCGGCAGGTTCTTTGCGGGGTTCTGCTTCGGGCACGCAAGGCGGCTTGTTCTAGTCGCGCTCGAGCTTTTCATAGACCCGGAGCAGACGTGCCTTCTCGGCCGCATCGAATTGCGGGTGATCGGCGGCCGATCGATGCAGCACATGGAAGGCATTCGCCGCTGTTGCTGACTGTGGTTCCACGGCGGAGGCTACTTTCCGGGCAATCGCGACTCCTCCGCGGACCGGGCCGCGCACCAGCCCGACGAGGCCTTCGCCGAGCCCGCGGGCGAGTCCAAGTGCACCGCCTTCATGTGCCCCATCGATCGGGCTGCGCACTGCGTCTCGCGCAGCTCGGAATAGCTCGCCAGCCGCATGGCCCAGGCCTTGCTCAAGTCCCTCCGCGAGGTTTTGCGGGGGACGAATCCCCCAGTCGACCCATCGCCATGGTGTTCGATCGTGCCCTTGCCGCTCCTCCGATTCATGAACCAGGGCGTCACAGCTGAGGCATAAGGCGATCCGACAATCTTCGCAGTAGCGTCGTGCCAAATGTCCAGCATCCAGCTGGCAAGCCATGGGCTCGAGCGGCAGGTGGCGGTGGAAAGCATCTACAGCTGCCTGAACCCCGTTCTCCTGTTGGATGCCGACCGAAATTTCCTCGGCTCGTTGATGAGCTTCGTCCGATTGGCAGAAGCGAAAAGCGTCGGCGAGTTTTTCCGGTCGGAGGTCGGTGAAGGGGATTGGCTCAGGCCCGGCACCTGCGCGCGCGACGCAGGAGCCCCAAAAATACTGATCGCCAAAGAAGGGAATCACAACGGTCGGAAGGCCTGCGCGAAGGCCCGCGGCTACTGTGCCTGCGCCGCCATGGTGACAGATCCCGGCGAGGTGCGGGAACAGCCAGTCGTGCGGGAGATCGCCGACGACGAGCACATCTTTTTCGACAAGGCCTTCTCCGAGGCCGGCCCATCCTTGCGAAAGAATGGCTCGAATTCCCGCGAGGTGAATCGCTTCTCGGAGGATAGCGGTTGCTTCGGCCGGGTTCTCGATCATGCAGGACCCGAATCCGATATAAAAAGGCGGGGGTCCCTCTTCGAGGAAGTCGGTCAGTTCGCTGGGTGGATCGAAACTGGCGGCCTGCTCCAGAAAGCAGAATCCGGCAATGTCGACAGCATCGCCCCAGTCGGCCGGTTTCCCGACGAAGGCAGGGCTCCAAAGATAGGTGGTCGGGACCTCGTTGTCCTGAAGGAGGCTGGCGCCTCCTTCCCCCAGAAGAATCGGCTCGATTCCGAGGGTGTTCTCGCGAAAGCGATTGATCAGATCTGCGGATCCCGCCCAGGTGAGAAAGTCGATGGTGAGAAACGAAAGCCAATTTTCCACAGGGCCATGAGCGCCTTGTCCCATGTTCGCGAGTGGATGACTGAAGGCGGTGGTGGGCGTCCAGGGCATGGTGAAGATGATTTGCAGGGGAGCGTGCAAGGCTTCCGCAACGTGAATGTGGCCAAAGCACGGCGGGTTGGCGATGATGGCATCGGCCACAAAGGGCGCGCGATCGGGGTGGGTGGGGTCCGTGGCAATCGCGGCTTGCCACGTCGATTCGAGAATCTCGGTGATCATCTCGCGCTTCCGCGGAACATCCTCGCGAAATTGTTCGACGTTGGTCGGCAAAACGCTGCCGCCCGTGCGCACCATATAGGCAATCAACTCTCGCGGGTCTGCGGCCAGCGGGAAAAACTCGATGCCGGAGGCTTCGACAAGCTCCCGAAACTCTTCGTGCGTGGCGAGTCGAACGCGGTGGCCGCATGCCATTAATTCTTTGCCGATC is part of the Candidatus Binatia bacterium genome and encodes:
- a CDS encoding SOS response-associated peptidase, producing the protein MCGRYLLTSPGDILAQAFGVMIPEVSWTARYNIAPGTQVPAVWQSPSSGRSVDSMLWGLLPRWRPTEDSSARLINARSETVAEKPSFRAAFREHRCLFPADGFYEWQKAAGAKVPQLMRRPDRQPFAMAGIFESRVSPAGEVMMSGAILTTRANDALQEIHARMPVVLEPEIWEEWLDPESSVETLAQRCGPVSDDYFEITAVSDRVNQTRNDDVFCLEPAGSLRGSASGTQGGLF
- a CDS encoding cytochrome P450 encodes the protein MPNHPKNESIHMLDGLFWANDPHPHLTWMRKEAPVFWDEASQLWGISKHEDVQNISKSPKIFGNSDGMRPDSPPLPSMINMDDPEHRQRRALVNKGFTPRRIANHEDKVREICADLVDRALVKVRNEGSCDFVMDVAAPLPMIMIGDMLGVEPEDRDMLLRWSDDMVTGTSFTAPPEVLERAAISFAEFQSFNEKTVADRRSKPEQDDLISILVHGRLNGEGLDAEALLHETLLILVGGDETTRHVITGGMHQLLLHPEQRALLADDPSKIPTAVEEMLRWVTPIKNMARTATEDTVLRGETIRKGEKVMLLYPSANRDEEVFDNPFDFDVTRKPNDHLAFGGYGAHFCLGASLARLEIRVMFEEVLRRAPQLNLVPDAELPWRNSNFITGIEHMPVELA
- a CDS encoding acyl-CoA synthetase; the protein is MQMNLADLFENAVDHFGDREYLLCEGKSRTYAEMEARANRLAHVLQKAGIKPGDHVGIYGYNSVEWIESLWAIFKIRAVWININYRYVEDELRYIVGNADLKGLIYAREFAPLVASVQDSMPDVGPLICIEDGSAADPSGLEAQDFEAAMESSHPERDFETRSPDDRYILYTGGTTGMPKGVVWRHEDVIFALGGGIDPNTGERIEKPEDMVAKAGDTPMVFLPIAPLMHGATQWACMSQSFVGNKVILIPKFSPDLVWDLVESEGINSMMITGDAMGRPMVEALAADHNRDLSSFFLLTSSAATFSPSVKDEFFEHFPNLMMIDAIGSSESGNNGMIFVEKGKTAMQGGPRVRKLGATEVLNEEGHPVKPGSGEIGKLARGGDIPVGYYNDPVKTAETFKIFHGKRYAMPGDFAQVEADESITLLGRGSVSINSGGEKIFPEEVESAVKSHPEVFDCTIVGVPDERWGERVCAVVQPREGCQPELTSVQEACRTKIAGYKVPREIHFVAQIVRSPSGKPDYRWAKATALEMGGATGASTT
- a CDS encoding amidohydrolase family protein is translated as MSTVTPEEHELPDIISVDDHVMEPKTLWQDQLPPSMRAAGPRVSREKVKLDFVGGHYGLERNADDGDWCDVWLFEDLATPTGLLHAPAGIPRSEQRNVPAIYEDLRLGTYDRDARLEDMTLNHVDVAINFPNIFPRFAGQGFAERADKELGLLCLQIYNDWMIDDWCGGAAKGRLIPLTLVPLWDPQLAAAEVRRCAAKGSHAIAFSENPSKLGFPSLYTGEWDVLWEACQETETTVSMHIGSSSSMPSTSPDAPLATSMCLYAQNAQASLADWIFSQTLTRFPKIKISYAESQAGWVPFQLERMDAVWRDGVGGVEFPVAPSEQVKGRVWSCIFDDLTGLKNRDEIGIDMIVFETDYPHSDGTFPDSRRIARDLFAQAGMNAEECQKVLRSNAIECYGLDRFGVKP
- a CDS encoding DUF3604 domain-containing protein, whose product is MSRKNFYCGMLLLAAIFMLSPSARAEEKKLLWGDTHLHTANSFDAYLNRNNTADPETAYNFAKGLPVIHPYHRARVQIQTPLDFLVIADHAELLGVIRTIVEKGTPTEGLGVVDKITAYIGEWWIRGVIEDDTGMETFASFLPDTQNVEEAAKEQQIPPVPNGALIVRNTWLDAIATADRHNDPGTFTTLIGWEWSSIPAGANLHRVVFTDVDASVAAKFLPFSSGQSMYAEDLWTFLDETNAATGAEFVAIPHNSNISKGYMFGDTMLKSGAYTRELAEKRLRHEPVVEITQIKGDSETHSNLSPEDPFADFETYPHYIQQNPPPYKAHKGDYIRSALKRGLMIEEKIGFNPYQFGVIGSTDSHSGVSSAEEPNFWGKMARDSTPETKDSGWSTRGGPDGTPGPNGWVMSAAGLAAVWAEDNSRTAILEAFRRREVYATTGPRMVVRLQADWSTTAGAVNENAEVHAEAIPDSLSVPMGGELHDAPTGAQPRFAVHVLKDPKSANLDRVQIIKGWTAGGEAHERIYDIAWSGDRELDAAGELPPVGNTVDPKRGTYSNEIGAPELEATWTDPDFDPTQKAFYYVRVLEIPTPRHSMFDFIALGVDAPEQRYPWWLQERAYTSPVWYKPTSNS
- a CDS encoding putative 2-dehydropantoate 2-reductase, which translates into the protein MTRRYTVVGTGALGGYYGARLHHAGLAVRFLLNSDYEYVRERGLRVESPEGDFSIPRPEAFGSALELPQTDVVLLCLKTTGNDQLVDLLPPAVGSGAAVVVMQNGLGVEAEVAALVPGNPVLGGLSFLCSNKIGPGHIRHIDYGQVRFGAFSTTGASAGVTAEMKAIGADFEAAGIPVVLEEDLNTARWKKLVWNIPYNGLCTAFDLPTDGIMGRPDLADEVAVLMAEVLRAAEACGAEIAPEFAASMRADTIRMGAYLPSMLIDRRESRPLELEAIYRRPLAAARQAGVACPRIEALATRLQDLV
- a CDS encoding glycosyltransferase, producing the protein MRAYLRHALSAAQRQTTGRVDLDFQTDIDPQQEAAASWLREHEATLVDPEQRPIPETVPDLAILILVVGTRGDVQPFIPIGKELMACGHRVRLATHEEFRELVEASGIEFFPLAADPRELIAYMVRTGGSVLPTNVEQFREDVPRKREMITEILESTWQAAIATDPTHPDRAPFVADAIIANPPCFGHIHVAEALHAPLQIIFTMPWTPTTAFSHPLANMGQGAHGPVENWLSFLTIDFLTWAGSADLINRFRENTLGIEPILLGEGGASLLQDNEVPTTYLWSPAFVGKPADWGDAVDIAGFCFLEQAASFDPPSELTDFLEEGPPPFYIGFGSCMIENPAEATAILREAIHLAGIRAILSQGWAGLGEGLVEKDVLVVGDLPHDWLFPHLAGICHHGGAGTVAAGLRAGLPTVVIPFFGDQYFWGSCVARAGAGPEPIPFTDLRPEKLADAFRFCQSDEAHQRAEEISVGIQQENGVQAAVDAFHRHLPLEPMACQLDAGHLARRYCEDCRIALCLSCDALVHESEERQGHDRTPWRWVDWGIRPPQNLAEGLEQGLGHAAGELFRAARDAVRSPIDGAHEGGALGLARGLGEGLVGLVRGPVRGGVAIARKVASAVEPQSATAANAFHVLHRSAADHPQFDAAEKARLLRVYEKLERD